acgcacacgcacacacgcacgcacgcgtacacacacacacacaaacacacacacacgcacgcacacacacgcacgcgcacacacacatgcacacacacgcgcacacacacatgcacacacacgcaccacacacacacacacacacgcacacacacacgcacacacacacacacacacacacgcacacacacacgcacgcacgcgtacaccacgcacgcacacaacacacacacaaacacacacacacgcacgcacacacgcgcacacacacatgcacacacacgcacacacacacacacacacaacacacacacgcacacacacacgcacacacacacgcacacacacacacacacgcacgcacacacacggtccGCTGCACTTTCCCCCTTCATCAGTATTGCAGGAAAGACCCGCGGTGTTTTATTGCTCTGCTACGTGGGCTGAATACACAACCTGTCCAGCAGAACTTTCCACCACGGAACCTTCTAAAAAtagctaacacacacacacacacacacacacacacacatgcacagctgGAAAACAGTCCCTCTCAGGTCAGGGCTCGTGGTGACTTGTGGTGgtcagaacattttatttcgGTCGCCACGGCCCACGCTGGCTCCCGGCGGGTGACTCCACCCCCCCAGGCTGTCCCCGCGGCCGACGCCCACGTCACATCAGCAGGCGCGTGTCAGCACCTTCTCACCTTGTGGTTTAGCGGTGAGCGAGTCCTTACTGACGGACACCTTCCCGATCACATCGTCTCGACTGGGAATAAAAAACGGCAGATTTCAACCATGACTATATTAATAACATCATAACAGCATCTTGATAATATTATGATAATTGTAATTGATTGTATTTTCATCTGTGAACCTGTGTTCTTTGGTTCATTTGATGAACCTCAGCCGGGTTCTTTATGACGTAAAAGGATTGATTGACAGGTGGGTGTGGTCACCTGAGAGAGTCTTCATCCAGCACGTGGAAGGAGACGGTGTGGAAGGACGGTGGGAGGTGGACGTTGTACTCTTCACCCCAGAACGGAGACAGAGTCTTCCAGATCGTCGCTGTTCTGGACACAACAGACTCACAGGAGTAAACCGGTgctacacacacaatatatacatactacacacacacactatacacacaatatacatactacacacacacacacatttacatcatttaccagacgcccttatccagagcgacttacagtcagtagttacagggacagtccccacctggagacactcagggttaagtgtcctgctcagggacacgatggtagtaagtggggtttgaacctgggtcttctggttcttaggcgagtgtgttacacactaggctactaccaccacacccTATATACTATACGCATAATATACAtactacacacacgcacacacactatacagacaatttacatttacgccatttaccggacggccgtatccagagcgacttacaacgtgcttccatgtcaccatggatgaagtgatcagttctggttcactaggacccccaactatgaatacccCCAACAATtcaagaatatttagattaaattgtaattttcttgttgtcgaactttgtgtacagaatctacaacagagtgaataaaatagatgtattcatagttggggtcacttgctcatcaaggtaggacgcaaaccatttcaatgctgagccccgaattccagagtcttgtggttaactatcaaatgctgcagagaagtcgagaagaataaaaacagattCGAGTTCTGCTGTTCAGAGTCTCTGgagaatgacctgctctgaagccagactagTTGGGGTCTAGGaagttgttctgagacagatgaaatGATAGATGATTGTAGACACGGCGCTCAAGgactttagaaataaataagagaagagacactggtcagtagttgttgatgtctgcaggatcagcAGTGAGTTTCTTGAGGATTGGAAGACAGATGGCACAGGACCAGATGTAATTTAAGGGGATATGGTCAGGAGATATTGTTTGGAGTATTGTGGATcgagtggacaggtggttggattgcctgtagataggATCTAGATGATGTCACCTGATGTGAGTTTTGAAAATTGCAGTCGgcgagtcttcagagggtacaGTAGGCGTTGTGGAGAATGTCTGGCAGATTTGCTCCATCTTCCCTTTGAGGAAGTTGGTAAAATCTTCAGCGGTTATGGAAGATGGAGCATAGGGAGTTGGAGGGTTCAATAAAGATGAGAAGATGTTGAGTCATTGAGGGTTGTGATCAGACAGAGATGATCCATATAATGGGatagtgaggtgaggagagtgTTAGTGGCTGTGGCTAAGGAGAAGAACGGTGCACAGTCTTGGATCCAATCGGTAGAGTGAGGGTTGAAGGACATAAAGTGGTGTTCAGAGATGTGAAGAGGGacgaagaccaggtccaggtgttttgtgtgtggaagAGCTGCTGCTATTGGccaaggaaaaagagtggagaaggggaagaaggcaagatGATTGGAGTTTGCCaagtggaaggttgaagtcacctcTGAGATTTAAAGGGGTGTCCGTGGGGAGATTGCTGAGCAGAAGGTTCAGTTCATCAATTAAGGTTCCAAGTGACCCCGGGGGGCGAGATATGACGAAGGATATgatgagaaggatgttcaccGGAGAAGAAACAGAGACTGCATGGAACTCAAAGGAAGAGAGCCTGTGGTGTGAAGGACACATTCTGAGATAGTAAGAGGCCAGTACCACCATCTTTCCTAGGAGTGAGGGAGAAACTATGGGCAGAAGAGAGagcagcaggtgtagctgtatTCTGCTGCATGAATATGTTCTCCTAAGTTACTGAGATGGGTTTCAAACACATAATGGCAGTAAAAGTGAGAAGGTGAAAATGGAAGATTAAGAGAAAGATACAAGGTTTGGATCCAAAGGCTCCTGGTTACCACTATAGGACTGgtcttaactcttgtatttggaaacatcatgtgaccatgtagaaaatgtatcgGACGCATTGCGGTGCATCGATATCGAGACATTGATAATCGTGATCGAATCAAATTGTAAGACCAGTTTACACCTCtactatacatacacacacacacacacacacacacacacacacactatatgtCCCGGCAccaaatatacaataaaaacaaagacacacacacacagtacagctACATGCAGAACACTGGACCCAGAATTACTGATTAACTGTGAGATATTTTAGGTTCTGTAGGTTTATTTAACCTTATTCACACAAACTGGTGGTGAGAACAAGGAAGTCAAACGTTAACgctgtgtaaacacacacacacacacacacaattctgtaAAGAAGCACTGCCAGGTCTCCTCCACTCAGTTTCTACCGAACGTGGAACTCTGCTGAATTACAAACCACAGATTTTTCTGTTTCCTGAGTAATGactaataataaatgtacacatttccagcattttccagacgcccttctccagagagacttacagtcagtagtgacagggacagtccccccccctggagacattcagggttaagtgtcgtgctcagggacacaatggtagtcagtggggtgtgaacctgggtcttctggtttataggcgagaggctactaccacccacagcaCTTTTCCACAGCGCCGTACAATcacagtgacagggacagtccccctggagacactggtaCTGCTGGCagtgaacctgggactttgtggctaGGTTATGACCGCGGGGAGTGTTCCTGACTGGTAAAGGAGAGCGGGTGTGGCGGGCGTGGCCGGTACCTGATGATGGCCTCGTTGTCGATCCGGACGATGCAGTAGGGGTCACTGCTGCCGCTTCTGCAACACAGAACAGGGGAGGAGGGTGAGGCGGCGCCCGGTTCTACCACCGTCGCTCCCAGTCCCTGCTCAGACATGAAAGACCGCGGCCGCCCTTTCATCCCATATGCCACAGACCCCGGGCCGGGCCCTCCGGAGAGACAAAGGTCCCCGGCAAAGGGCAGCCAGGCGTCCTTTCAGACAGACGTCCTTTCATGACCAGACACGGAGAGTCACGTTAACACGACCGAACCTCATCATGAGAACAGCAGGTGAGGTCTCGCCGAAGTGGCAGTTGAACCACGTCCTTGTCTCGGcgccacctgcagaaccacggcAGAGACAAAGGAACTTTGGGGTTTCCTCCCTCTTCTCTTCTAACTACATACAATCTTACTGTCGTTTActtttacagcgtttaccagccgcccttatccagagcgacagtctccccatggagacactcagggttaagtgtcctgctcagggacacgatggtagtaagtggggtttgaacctgggtcttctggttcataggcgagtgtgttacccactaggttactaccaccctactgttACCACTGTTAATAATATTGAACCGGAATGTGGGCCTGCTGGGAGAGAGAAGGCGTTCTGCCACGGAAGGAACCGGAACCGGAATGTGGGCCTGCTGGGAGAGAGAACACGTTCCGGCCCCGGAAAGGAACTGGAGAAGACGTTCCGCCCCGGAAGGAACCGGAACATGGGGCCTGCTGGGAGAGAGAAGACGTGCCGCCACGGAAGGAACCGGAACCGGAATGTGGGCCTGATGGGAGAGAGAAGACGTTCCGCCCCGGAAGGAACCGGAACATGGGGCCTGCTGGGAGAGAGAAGACGTGCCGCCACGGAAGGAACCGGAACCGGAATGTGGGCCTGATGGGAGAGAGAACACGTTCCGCCCCGGAAAGGAACTGAAGAAGAGAAGACGTTCCGCCCCGGAAGGAACCGGAACATGGGGCCTGCTGTATGAGAGAATATGTTCTGGGGACGGCCCTGAAGCTTTGGTGATGGTGACAGCGGCTGCTTGGCTGTGGACCCGGTGGGTTCTGCTGAAGGAACCGGGTTGAGTgtcacattaataaaaaaggaTCGTTTTACTTTGTACTGCACAACTTTTAACGATCAGGAACTTAGTTCCTCTAAAGATGGAGAAATAAAACAGGAACTGGGACTCCAAAGAAaccataaataatatatatttttgaaatcCTACAACTCCAAGATGTTAAGGGTCGATATTTCTTACAGAACAACTGAAACGGTGAGATGATGAATGAGCAGCCCACCCCGACCCACCTCGTCCATCTTCATCATCGCAGCATAAACCAAAATTCAAGCCAGAAACGCGACTCACATGTCTTTAATCGGCAGGTTCTTTCCTTCCACGATGCGGATGAATAAAGTGCTCCGTTTGGTCATCGCGCCGCCCGGCAGCAGCGTCCCCGTCAGCGGACCAGACGCGCCGCTACCTTCTCCATCACCCCCGGCTGCCCTGGACCGACTCAGCCCTGCAGCTCGCCGCTCCGGCTGCAGCCTGCGGGGCGGGGCGTGACAGGGGCGTggcgggggcggggccgcggcgcTCAGCGCGCCGTGTGATTGGCCAGGCGAGCCGTGACGTCAAAGTTGGTGTAGATTTATGGGAAATGCAGTCAACAAACaattgtctgtttatttgtgacatgcgaaaatgtaataaaagttgatttttattaattcagcGAGAAAGATGGCTGCTTCATGAAGACATAGACCAgattataaaaaaagataacccccgttttacaacaatttcattTAATGAATTACAGTTCACTACTATGACTACTATTTTCAAATGATACATAAAAACGCAAATAAACCacatatatgttttaataattattgtagCCACAATTCAGACATGTTTCAAAATTTTACTGGGAAACTAAACCAATTTCTTTTACAAAAACAGACCAAGAGTATTCCAATCATAACAgttaaaaacaagaataaatcTGCGTGTTACAGAGATTCCATCACTCGGCTGGTGCTGCGGGACGCCTGCTGATTAATTCTTCCCCTCCTGCTCGTATGATGGGTTAACATGGACCTCCGGGTTCTTCAGGTTGTGGGTGCTGTACTGTGGGACTCGCAGGGATCCGACAACAGGAACTGGCTTCCTGTCGGCCCAGCAACTGAAACCAGAGGAAAGGACCCCAGAACATCAGCTGGAGCTACAGGCCCAGACGATCAGAACAGCTTTTCTTGGGAATGTACGGAGTGGCTGTGAGGGATCAGGCAACGTCCGGTTCCAGCTGGGAGGAACGATACGGACGGTAAAGACTCACAAAGCCAGGATGAGCATGGCCATcagcaggaggagcagcaggccCAGAGCAACACTCAGGACGGCAGTGATGACGATCATCGCCGCAGATCTTCCAGCCAGACTGTCGTCAATGGCGGCAGGATCCTTCACTGGAAACAAAACCACCGGAGGAAGCGTCAGAGTTTTGGCGTGATCAACAAAACCGGACCAGAGACCCCAAACTCACGGCTGTAGAGAGAAACATCGTCCGACCAGCGAGATTCCGCTCGAATCGGTGAACTGTCCATCGAGTCGACAAGAAGATATTTAAACCTGAAACGAAGGAGCAACGCAGCATTATGAAGTCGTTCCGCAGAGAATAACGTCGGTGAACAGGAGAGGTCAGATGCCGACCTGACGGTGGAACCCACAGGCAGGAACCCGTTACAGTTCGTGGTGGAGCAGCTGCCCTCCGACCCGACTTGGAAGAAGTTTAGGGCGGGCGGCTGGGAGCAGAGGTCTGCCCGACCGGCCACACGGGTCAGAAAGTAGTTCCTGGAGGAGCTGCTCGCGAACGCAGACGGGTACGGAGACAGGGTCAGGATGGACGAGTTGGTCTGGTCCGTGTCGAACGTGCTGATGGCTGCCAAAAGAGAGAACCTTCATGCACACCCTCCCTGTCTATGTTCTGTACTAACTCTACTTCAGTTTGAATTAAATTCATCTACACTGCTTCTAAATGAAATAAAGGGAGCACTTCAacaatcaaactgtccactgtCCATTACTGGGGCAGCggtatcagaaggttgccggttcgaatcccgatccaccaaggtgacattgaggcgccactgagcaaagcaccgtccccacacactgctccccgggcgcctgtcatggccgcccgctcagggtgatggttaaatacagaggacacatttcactgtgtgcaccgtgtgctgtgctgctgtgtatcacaagtgacaatcacttcactgactCCAAATCTAGACCTCCGTGGGTTGATCAATTTCATCCCATCaagaatttttgtgtgattttattgtctGCACATTCAACTGTGTAAAGAACAACGTATgtttattcattcagatctaggatgtcttatatttgtgttccctttattatgttattatttttaggGATTTTTCCCCATCGCTGTGCACCAGACCCTATTAAAGCTCGTGGTGTTTCTGCATCTTCCTCACATGCGTTCAGCGCCGACACCAGCCAGACGTCACACAGCGGGCAGCTTGTGTTGTCGAACACGCACTGCGGCGTCTGCAGGACGGCCGTGTCGGACGTGACCCTCCCAGCAAGGTCGTACGCCGCCAGCCCAGGCGTGTAGTCCACGGTCACATCTGGCAAACAGAAAGGAATTATGGGATTTAAGCTCAGGCGGACTTCACtgttgttcatttacatttacagtatttatcagacgcccttatccagagcgacttacagtcagtagttacagggacagtacccccccggagacactcagggttaagtgtcttgctcagggacacgatggtagtgagtggggtttgaacccgggtcttctggtctacTACCAGCCACTTATTTCATGGGGTGGCGGCATCTTGTTCCACAAAAAGAGTCAAATTTATGTCGATGTTGGTTAATCCTGATTTTATAAACCTGGAGAACTGAGCCACGCCCACAGCGCCACCCGTTCCTCTGGATGTGGGAACAGGTCCAGGCCTGTCGCTCCACCTGGAACCTGCTCTAACGTTCAAAACGAACACGGTCCAGACATCGGTTCTAATTCAGCTCCTTAATTACTTCATAGAACATTATAGTATTATAATCAGcggcattaataataaaagttctgctgctgctcgcaCGTGAAGCAGCGGAGAACAGACAGCAGGTTCCGCCGCATCAGCAGGTTAGAACCGACAACACGAACTCACTTTGTCCTTCTCCTGCGGGGACGAGCAGACACAAGACGAGAGCCAGAGACGCCGGATCCATGTCTGCAGCGAGGTTGTCTTCTCTCCAGTCTCAGTCGGGGCGTGGACTCGGGTTCTGCTGGTGGGAACGGCCGGAGGTGCCTGCTGATGACGCCAGTGCTACAGAACCTGTTACCCACACGACCTGTCGCAGTACGTCACGCAGCCAAAGCCACCTCACTCAGACATAACAAGACCTTCATGGGTTCAGAAGGTCTGGAAGGTGAtgaacactcgcctgtgaaccagaagacccaggttcaaaccccacttactaccatcgtgtccctgagcaggacacttaaccctgagtgtctccaggggggggactgtccctgtaactactgactgtaactctggataagggcgtctggtaaatgctggaaatgcaAATCTGGAACGCTGACGAGGTCACCATGGAGAACGCAGCTCAGCGTCCCGGTTCAGCTACATTCTGTTCAAATTCACCTAGAACCAAGTTCCGCTGGCTGATCGCCCTCACAGGAGAGGGAGGAGTTTACAGCTGGTGAccgatataaaaaaattataatatggACACGCCCACttacatcaaacacacaaacggTTGGTTGATCAGTAacgattttattaaaaaaaaaaaaaaaaaaaaaaaaaaaacacacacacagagacggaCGGACAACTCGGGTGGAGCATCACCGGCTCCCCATGACGAAGCTGGGAACCTCAGCATCATCTTCAGCCTCCTTCTCCTCGGCCCCGTCACTGGAGGAGGCGGAGTCCTTCCCTGCGTCCGATTACAGGAAACCCCATCAGCGTTGCAGACGAAATTCAAACGTCCCCCCCAAAAACATTCATTCATAAAACAATTACACACgtagaaaatgtgaataaaatgtagactttataataaataaagggaTATAATTATGGGTTTCTGCAGATTACCTTCTGTTTCCTGACTCTCCTGCTTTGCTTTTTTAGACGTCATCTTCTTCTGTTTCAGCTTCTCCCTAAAACAACGAGTCTTTCTTTTACAAACGGAACATCTCACTTCTTCACTCAGCCAACCATCCCGCCCCGAGCAGCTGAAGCCGGGTCACacggcgccccctggcggccgcGGCGGGTCTCCTCACCTCTTCCTCCGACGCTTGGCCGTTCGCTCCTCTGCAGCCTGCTGGTTCTCCTGCAGCTT
This is a stretch of genomic DNA from Denticeps clupeoides unplaced genomic scaffold, fDenClu1.1, whole genome shotgun sequence. It encodes these proteins:
- the upk3b gene encoding uroplakin-3b; amino-acid sequence: MDPASLALVLCLLVPAGEGQNVTVDYTPGLAAYDLAGRVTSDTAVLQTPQCVFDNTSCPLCDVWLVSALNASISTFDTDQTNSSILTLSPYPSAFASSSSRNYFLTRVAGRADLCSQPPALNFFQVGSEGSCSTTNCNGFLPVGSTVRFKYLLVDSMDSSPIRAESRWSDDVSLYSLKDPAAIDDSLAGRSAAMIVITAVLSVALGLLLLLLMAMLILAFCWADRKPVPVVGSLRVPQYSTHNLKNPEVHVNPSYEQEGKN